The Siniperca chuatsi isolate FFG_IHB_CAS linkage group LG7, ASM2008510v1, whole genome shotgun sequence genome includes a window with the following:
- the tsku gene encoding tsukushi isoform X1, with the protein MEGTKSIMALLLWLGLSLLVSVQSSAVNNCHPGCRCEVESFGLFDSFSLTRVDCRGLGPSTTVPIPIPLDTAHLDLSSNAMGPLSDTMLAGPGYTTLVSLDLSSNHITEVSPNALSKLRYLETLDLSHNNLESLSPSCFSGLPLAEVDLSHNSFQEFDMDVFITKVNGEPVSVDLSHNQLVSVSTTLHGRVLHIQSLNLSANRLLSIPRLAGLPLRYLNLDGNPITCIKEGAFAQLKDLVYLSISGLPELQEIEPDSFNGLQSLQVLDLSNNPQLKTLSPAVFSGLDSLQELNLSGSGVASLPNNMLTHLPSIKSITLGQSIHCWRTQKQGQFHRQLGQFQHNEVLNCNVGGIVL; encoded by the exons ATGGAAGGCACCAAA AGCATAATGGCACTCCTCCTGTGGCTTGGCCTGTCGCTGCTGGTCTCTGTCCAGTCCAGCGCCGTCAACAACTGCCACCCTGGTTGCCGCTGTGAGGTGGAAAGCTTTGGCCTGTTCGACAGCTTCAGCCTGACCAGGGTGGACTGCCGAGGGTTGGGACCCAGCACAACCGTGCCCATCCCCATCCCACTGGACACTGCCCACCTGGACCTATCCTCCAACGCCATGGGCCCGCTCAGTGACACCATGTTAGCTGGTCCAGGCTACACCACCCTTGTTAGCTTGGACCTAAGCAGCAACCATATAACAGAG GTAAGCCCCAATGCCTTGTCCAAGCTGCGTTACCTGGAGACTCTGGATCTGAGCCACAACAACCTGGAGAGCCTCTCCCCGAGCTGTTTCTCTGGCCTCCCTCTGGCTGAAGTTGACCTCAGCCACAACAGCTTCCAAGAGTTCGACATGGATGTGTTCATTACTAAAGTTAATGGTGAACCTGTTAGCGTAGATCTGTCCCATAACCAGCTTGTGTCAGTCTCCACGACTTTGCATGGACGAGTATTACACATTCAAAGCTTAAATCTGTCAGCAAACCGACTGTTGAGCATACCGAGGCTGGCAGGACTTCCGCTGAGGTACCTCAATCTGGATGGTAACCCCATCACCTGCATCAAGGAGGGGGCTTTTGCTCAGCTGAAAgatcttgtttatttatcaaTCAGTGGCCTCCCTGAGCTTCAGGAAATTGAGCCGGACAGCTTCAACGGCCTCCAGAGCCTGCAAGTTCTGGATCTCTCAAACAACCCCCAGCTCAAGACTCTGAGCCCTGCAGTTTTTAGTGGACTCGACTCCCTGCAAGAGCTGAATTTGTCTGGCTCTGGTGTGGCGTCCTTGCCAAATAACATGCTGACCCATCTGCCCAGTATTAAGAGTATTACACTGGGACAAAGCATCCACTGCTGGAGGACCCAGAAACAGGGACAGTTTCACCGGCAGCTGGGTCAGTTCCAACACAACGAGGTGCTGAACTGTAATGTGGGGGGCATTGTGTTGTGA
- the tsku gene encoding tsukushi isoform X2: MALLLWLGLSLLVSVQSSAVNNCHPGCRCEVESFGLFDSFSLTRVDCRGLGPSTTVPIPIPLDTAHLDLSSNAMGPLSDTMLAGPGYTTLVSLDLSSNHITEVSPNALSKLRYLETLDLSHNNLESLSPSCFSGLPLAEVDLSHNSFQEFDMDVFITKVNGEPVSVDLSHNQLVSVSTTLHGRVLHIQSLNLSANRLLSIPRLAGLPLRYLNLDGNPITCIKEGAFAQLKDLVYLSISGLPELQEIEPDSFNGLQSLQVLDLSNNPQLKTLSPAVFSGLDSLQELNLSGSGVASLPNNMLTHLPSIKSITLGQSIHCWRTQKQGQFHRQLGQFQHNEVLNCNVGGIVL; the protein is encoded by the exons ATGGCACTCCTCCTGTGGCTTGGCCTGTCGCTGCTGGTCTCTGTCCAGTCCAGCGCCGTCAACAACTGCCACCCTGGTTGCCGCTGTGAGGTGGAAAGCTTTGGCCTGTTCGACAGCTTCAGCCTGACCAGGGTGGACTGCCGAGGGTTGGGACCCAGCACAACCGTGCCCATCCCCATCCCACTGGACACTGCCCACCTGGACCTATCCTCCAACGCCATGGGCCCGCTCAGTGACACCATGTTAGCTGGTCCAGGCTACACCACCCTTGTTAGCTTGGACCTAAGCAGCAACCATATAACAGAG GTAAGCCCCAATGCCTTGTCCAAGCTGCGTTACCTGGAGACTCTGGATCTGAGCCACAACAACCTGGAGAGCCTCTCCCCGAGCTGTTTCTCTGGCCTCCCTCTGGCTGAAGTTGACCTCAGCCACAACAGCTTCCAAGAGTTCGACATGGATGTGTTCATTACTAAAGTTAATGGTGAACCTGTTAGCGTAGATCTGTCCCATAACCAGCTTGTGTCAGTCTCCACGACTTTGCATGGACGAGTATTACACATTCAAAGCTTAAATCTGTCAGCAAACCGACTGTTGAGCATACCGAGGCTGGCAGGACTTCCGCTGAGGTACCTCAATCTGGATGGTAACCCCATCACCTGCATCAAGGAGGGGGCTTTTGCTCAGCTGAAAgatcttgtttatttatcaaTCAGTGGCCTCCCTGAGCTTCAGGAAATTGAGCCGGACAGCTTCAACGGCCTCCAGAGCCTGCAAGTTCTGGATCTCTCAAACAACCCCCAGCTCAAGACTCTGAGCCCTGCAGTTTTTAGTGGACTCGACTCCCTGCAAGAGCTGAATTTGTCTGGCTCTGGTGTGGCGTCCTTGCCAAATAACATGCTGACCCATCTGCCCAGTATTAAGAGTATTACACTGGGACAAAGCATCCACTGCTGGAGGACCCAGAAACAGGGACAGTTTCACCGGCAGCTGGGTCAGTTCCAACACAACGAGGTGCTGAACTGTAATGTGGGGGGCATTGTGTTGTGA
- the LOC122878670 gene encoding LOW QUALITY PROTEIN: collagenase 3-like (The sequence of the model RefSeq protein was modified relative to this genomic sequence to represent the inferred CDS: deleted 2 bases in 1 codon) gives MIALLLLVLVAHSFALPLPSENKDNWLLAEKYLRRFYDLPAGLQGRQRLSGAFETKIKEMQRFFKLKVTGNLDDNTLELMKQARCGVPDIGEYNHFPRHLKWQNNNVTFRIVNYTPDLNKNDVNRAIRKALNIWSDVTPLTFKKLYKGNADIMISFGTKEHGDFNPFDGPDGLLAHAYPPGQGIGGDTHFDEDEHWTKDSSAYNLFIVAAHELGHALGMSHSSDPGALMYPIYSYTTGYPLSEDDIEGIQALYGPNPNPRKVKPKPDAPNKCDPTLSFDAVTELRGETFIFKDRFYWRLHPQMPEPEQTLIKSTWPSIPNKVDAAYENSEKDQVIIFSGIRMWALNGYDIVDGYPKYIHKLGLPKKVRKIDAAVHIGDTGKTLLFTDEDYWSYDEATGTMDSGYPRSFEEDFPGMGDEVDAAAYHYGNLYFFHENIQYEYSYTTRKVIRILTTNSLLNC, from the exons ATGATagctttgctgctgctggtgctggtCGCTCACTCCTTTGCTCTGCCTCTGCCGTCTGAGAACAAAGACAACTGGCTTTTAGCAGAG AAGTACCTTCGTCGGTTCTATGACCTTCCAGCTGGTCTCCAAGGTAGACAGAGGTTGTCAGGTGCCTTTGAGACCAAGATCAAGGAGATGCAGAGATTCTTCAAACTCAAG GTGACAGGGAATCTGGATGACAACACTTTGGAGCTGATGAAACAGGCCAGATGTGGCGTCCCAGACATTGGAGAGTACAACCACTTCCCTCGACACCTCAAATGGCAAAATAACAATGTCACATTCAG GATAGTGAATTATACGCCAGATCTGAACAAGAATGATGTAAACAGAGCCATCCGCAAAGCGCTGAACATTTGGTCTGATGTCACCCCACTGACCTTTAAGAAGCTGTACAAGGGAAACGCCGACATTATGATCAGTTTTGGAACAAAAG AGCATGGAGACTTTAACCCTTTTGACGGGCCTGATGGATTGCTGGCTCATGCCTACCCTCCCGGCCAAGGCATCGGAGGAGACACTCACTTTGATGAGGATGAACACTGGACCAAAGATTCATCAG CTTACAACCTGTTTATAGTGGCAGCCCATGAGTTGGGCCACGCCCTCGGTATGTCCCATTCCTCAGACCCGGGCGCCCTGATGTACCCCATCTACTCGTACACTACAGGCTACCCGCTGTCTGAAGATGACATTGAAGGCATTCAAGCTCTCTACG GCCCAAACCCGAACCCAAGAAAAGTGAAGCCGAAGCCTGACGCGCCAAACAAATGTGACCCCACGTTGAGTTTTGATGCTGTCACAGAGCTCAGAGGGGAAACCTTCATCTTCAAAGACAG ATTCTACTGGCGTCTCCATCCTCAGATGCCGGAGCCTGAGCAGACACTGATCAAGTCCACGTGGCCCTCCATCCCCAACAAGGTGGACGCAGCATACGAGAACTCAGAGAAGGATCAAGTCATCATATTTAGTG GGATCCGAATGTGGGCTTTGAATGGATATGACATTGTGGATGGTTACCCAAAGTACATACACAAACTTGGACTTCCCAAGAAAGTAAGGAAAATAGATGCGGCTGTGCACATCGGAGACACAGGGAAAACTCTACTATTCACTGATGAGGACTATTGGAG CTATGATGAAGCAACAGGCACCATGGACAGTGGCTACCCACGATCCTTTGAGGAAGATTTTCCTGGGATGGGTGACGAGGTCGACGCTGCTGCTTATCACTATG GAAACTTGTATTTCTTccatgaaaacatacagtacgaATACAGTTACACC ACGAGGAAGGTCATTCGCATCCTGACGACCAACTCCCTTCTCAACTGCTGA